A genomic stretch from Arachis stenosperma cultivar V10309 chromosome 3, arast.V10309.gnm1.PFL2, whole genome shotgun sequence includes:
- the LOC130966280 gene encoding probable O-methyltransferase 3 yields the protein MESNGVDHASKLLESQSHVWNHIFSFINSMSLKCAIDLGIPDAIHNHGQPMPLSKLISSLQIHPNKTQSIHRLMRILTHSGFFSKQISSKGDPESSYSLTDASKLLLKDNPMSLFPFLSAMLDPILTKPWYDLPAWFKNDSPTSFYMRHGMALWEYAGIEPRLNKFFNDAMETDTPFVSSILFDKCKDVFEGLDSLVDVGGGTGTMTKALAKAFPQMECVVFDLPHVVHGLQGTGNLKYVGGDMFDSIPPSDAIFLKFILHDWNDEKCIKILKNCKEAITRSKGRKGKVIVIDMVVDDEKSDGDNKSIETQLFFDMLMMVEVNGKERNEKEWANLIFSAGFSSYKINLSALGLRSLIEIFP from the exons ATGGAATCCAATGGTGTAGACCATGCTTCCAAATTGCTTGAATCTCAAAGCCATGTATGGAACCACATTTTCAGCTTCATAAATTCCATGTCCCTCAAATGTGCAATTGACTTGGGAATTCCAGACGCCATACACAACCATGGCCAACCCATGCCACTCTCAAAACTCATTTCTTCTCTACAAATCCATCCCAACAAAACACAATCCATCCACCGCTTGATGCGAATTTTGACTCATTCTGGCTTTTTCTCTAAACAAATCTCTTCCAAAGGCGATCCAGAATCGAGTTATTCCTTAACCGATGCATCTAAGTTGTTGCTCAAAGACAATCCTATGAGtctttttcctttcttgtcTGCCATGCTTGATCCCATTTTAACAAAACCGTGGTACGATTTACCGGCATGGTTCAAAAACGATAGTCCCACATCGTTTTACATGAGGCATGGGATGGCACTTTGGGAATATGCTGGTATtgagccaagactcaataagttcTTCAATGATGCCATGGAAACCGATACTCCATTTGTTTCAAGTATTTTGTTTGACAAGTGTAAGGATGTGTTTGAAGGGTTGGATTCTTTGGTTGATGTTGGTGGAGGCACAGGAACTATGACTAAGGCTCTTGCTAAGGCGTTTCCACAAATGGAGTGTGTTGTGTTTGATCTTCCACATGTTGTTCATGGCTTGCAAGGAACTGGGAATCTCAAATATGTTGGAGGAGATATGTTTGACTCAATTCCTCCTTCAGATGCCATTTTCTTGAAG TTTATATTGCATGACTGGAATGATGAGAAATGTATCAAAATACTAAAGAACTGCAAAGAAGCAATCACAAGAAgcaaaggaagaaaaggaaaagttATTGTCATTGATATGGTAGTGGATGATGAAAAGAGTGATGGAGATAATAAATCAATTGAAACCCAACTTTTCTTTGATATGTTGATGATGGTAGAAGTCAACGGAAAAGAGAGAAATGAAAAAGAATGGGCAAACTTAATTTTCTCAGCTGGTTTTAGTAGCTACAAGATAAACTTATCAGCTTTGGGATTAAGATCTCTCATTGAAATCTTTCCATAA